Proteins encoded within one genomic window of Hahella chejuensis KCTC 2396:
- a CDS encoding ABC transporter ATP-binding protein → MMASAPLLEAKDLSCGYGGQTVVSHLSFQLNKGEIVSLLGPSGCGKTTVLRVLAGFQPVFAGEVRVNGAPVSTPSATLPTEKRQVGMVFQDYALFPHLSVAANIKFGLHNRSATEADAKLKDMLELTGMTAYANAYPHQLSGGQQQRVALARALAPDPVLLLMDEPFSNLDAELRSRLSLDVREILKKRGITAILVTHDQNEAFAMADHVGILHGGGLQQWDTPYNLYHEPANRFVANFIGRGALLPGVLTTHDSVETELGVIRGNRAYPWNPQQAVEVLIRPDDLVFDDTSPQKAKIIDKIFAGSSTLYRLLLSSGRKLEALTPSHQDFPINAEVAIRLKAEHLIAFKK, encoded by the coding sequence ATGATGGCGAGCGCGCCTTTGCTGGAGGCAAAAGACCTTAGCTGCGGTTATGGCGGCCAGACAGTCGTATCTCACCTGTCTTTTCAGCTGAACAAAGGCGAGATAGTCAGTTTGCTGGGCCCTAGCGGCTGTGGAAAGACGACTGTTCTTCGTGTACTGGCGGGCTTTCAGCCCGTCTTTGCAGGAGAAGTGAGAGTAAACGGCGCGCCCGTTTCTACACCATCTGCTACGCTGCCGACAGAGAAACGCCAAGTCGGCATGGTCTTCCAGGATTATGCGCTCTTTCCTCACTTAAGCGTCGCGGCGAATATCAAGTTTGGACTGCACAATCGCAGCGCGACAGAAGCGGACGCCAAGCTGAAAGACATGCTGGAGCTTACCGGCATGACAGCTTACGCCAACGCTTACCCACACCAATTATCTGGAGGCCAACAGCAACGCGTCGCCTTGGCGCGCGCGCTCGCTCCAGATCCGGTGTTGCTGTTAATGGATGAACCTTTCTCCAATCTTGATGCAGAACTTCGTTCTCGCCTTAGCCTGGACGTCAGGGAGATACTTAAAAAGCGGGGCATTACCGCAATTTTGGTTACCCACGACCAGAATGAAGCCTTTGCTATGGCCGATCACGTTGGCATTTTGCACGGCGGCGGCTTACAGCAATGGGATACGCCCTATAACCTGTACCATGAACCCGCCAACCGCTTTGTCGCCAACTTTATTGGTCGCGGAGCCTTATTACCCGGCGTGCTAACCACCCACGACAGCGTTGAAACAGAGCTTGGGGTTATTCGCGGCAACAGGGCATATCCTTGGAATCCGCAACAGGCCGTGGAGGTATTGATCCGTCCTGACGACTTGGTATTCGACGACACATCCCCTCAAAAAGCCAAGATTATCGACAAGATATTCGCCGGCTCCTCCACCCTCTATCGACTCCTGCTCAGCTCAGGACGTAAGCTGGAAGCATTGACGCCCAGCCACCAGGACTTTCCCATTAATGCGGAAGTCGCCATTCGCCTGAAGGCGGAGCATTTAATCGCATTTAAAAAATAA
- the argF gene encoding ornithine carbamoyltransferase, which translates to MSIRHFLTLCDFSPTELEYLIERAIQLKAKHRSKQAHTPMQGQVLGMIFEKSSTRTRVSFEAGAAQLGGSAIFLSPRDTQLGRGEPIEDSARVLSRMVDIIMIRTFEHSKLELFAKYSSAPVINALTDDYHPCQLLADIQTYVEHRGTIRGKKVAWIGDGNNMCNSYINAARQFGFELAVACPEGYEPMQSLVEQNADRVKIFRTPSDAVAGAHLVVTDVWASMGQEQEQAEREKAFAAFQVSPELMNKAAPDALFMHCLPAHRGEEISTDMLDDQRSVVWDEAENRLHAQKALMEFLLYGKQV; encoded by the coding sequence ATGAGCATCAGACATTTTCTGACATTGTGTGACTTTTCCCCGACCGAACTGGAGTACCTGATTGAGCGAGCTATCCAGCTGAAAGCCAAGCACAGAAGCAAGCAGGCCCATACGCCGATGCAAGGCCAGGTTCTGGGTATGATTTTCGAAAAGTCCTCCACCCGCACTCGCGTATCTTTTGAGGCGGGAGCGGCGCAATTAGGCGGCTCAGCCATATTTCTCTCCCCCCGCGATACACAGCTGGGACGCGGGGAACCCATTGAGGACAGCGCCCGAGTCCTGTCGCGCATGGTGGACATCATCATGATCCGCACATTTGAACACAGCAAGCTTGAACTCTTCGCCAAGTATTCTTCTGCGCCGGTCATTAATGCGCTGACTGACGACTACCACCCCTGCCAGCTTCTCGCCGACATACAAACCTATGTCGAACATCGAGGCACTATCCGAGGCAAGAAAGTAGCCTGGATTGGCGACGGCAACAATATGTGCAACTCATACATCAACGCTGCGCGCCAATTCGGGTTTGAGCTGGCGGTCGCTTGCCCCGAGGGTTATGAGCCAATGCAGTCGCTGGTGGAGCAAAACGCGGACCGGGTGAAGATATTCCGCACTCCATCTGACGCCGTCGCAGGCGCTCATTTGGTTGTGACCGACGTATGGGCCTCTATGGGGCAAGAGCAAGAGCAGGCTGAGCGGGAAAAGGCTTTCGCTGCTTTCCAGGTTTCGCCTGAACTTATGAACAAAGCTGCGCCTGACGCGTTGTTTATGCACTGTTTGCCCGCCCACAGAGGCGAGGAAATCAGTACGGACATGCTGGATGATCAGCGCTCCGTAGTTTGGGATGAAGCGGAGAACCGCCTGCATGCGCAGAAGGCCCTCATGGAATTCCTGCTGTACGGCAAACAGGTTTAA
- a CDS encoding aspartate aminotransferase family protein, whose protein sequence is MAGPTLMNTYGRLPIAFTHGEGCWLYDTQGNRYFDSVTGIAVCGLGHAHPAVSEAVCNQSKKLLHCSNLYQVPLQQQLGDLLCQVAGMDSVFFCNSGAEANEAAIKLARLYGKKKGIESPSIIVMEHSFHGRTLATLSATGNRKVQAGFEPLVSGFVRAPYNDMKTLENIARANNNVVAVLMEPIQGEGGVNIAPVEYLHAVRKLCDAKGWLLMLDEVQTGNGRTGAYFAYQDYGIAPDVVTTAKGLGNGVPIGACLAKGVASEVFHPGSHGSTFGGNPLACAAAMAVIKTIQSNNLTERARSLGEQILSKLKQEFSGAEYIKDIRGKGLMIGIEMTEPCPELVPLAQTVGLLINVTSDRVIRLLPALTMTDVEAEHLVTTLVRLIKLYAADDRKKPR, encoded by the coding sequence ATGGCCGGTCCAACCCTGATGAATACTTATGGCAGACTGCCCATCGCCTTTACGCATGGAGAAGGTTGCTGGTTATACGATACTCAAGGCAACCGCTATTTTGACTCTGTAACCGGCATCGCCGTATGTGGGCTGGGACATGCACACCCCGCCGTATCTGAAGCGGTTTGCAACCAATCCAAGAAGCTTTTGCACTGCTCCAATCTTTATCAGGTTCCTCTACAGCAACAGCTGGGCGACCTGTTATGTCAAGTCGCCGGTATGGACAGTGTTTTCTTTTGCAACTCCGGCGCCGAAGCTAACGAGGCCGCAATCAAACTGGCCCGCCTATATGGTAAAAAGAAAGGTATTGAGTCTCCTTCAATCATTGTTATGGAGCACTCTTTCCACGGCCGCACCCTCGCCACATTAAGCGCCACAGGCAACCGCAAGGTCCAGGCCGGGTTTGAGCCCCTGGTGTCTGGATTTGTACGCGCGCCATACAATGATATGAAAACCCTGGAGAATATCGCACGCGCCAACAACAATGTCGTGGCAGTGCTGATGGAGCCTATCCAAGGTGAAGGCGGCGTAAATATCGCACCTGTGGAGTACCTTCACGCAGTTAGAAAACTGTGTGACGCCAAAGGCTGGCTACTGATGCTAGATGAAGTGCAAACCGGAAATGGCCGCACTGGCGCTTATTTCGCCTATCAGGACTACGGCATCGCTCCCGACGTGGTGACCACCGCCAAAGGCCTGGGCAACGGTGTCCCTATCGGAGCCTGCTTGGCGAAAGGCGTCGCCTCCGAGGTGTTTCACCCTGGCTCGCACGGCTCTACATTCGGCGGCAACCCATTAGCTTGCGCCGCAGCAATGGCGGTCATCAAAACGATTCAAAGCAATAATCTGACAGAAAGAGCCCGCTCTCTTGGCGAACAGATTCTGAGCAAGTTAAAGCAAGAGTTCAGTGGAGCCGAGTATATCAAGGATATTCGCGGCAAGGGTTTAATGATCGGCATAGAAATGACCGAACCCTGCCCCGAGCTGGTACCCCTGGCGCAAACAGTGGGACTGCTAATTAATGTGACGTCTGATCGCGTTATCCGGCTGCTGCCGGCATTAACCATGACGGACGTAGAAGCTGAACATCTAGTGACGACGCTGGTGCGACTGATCAAGCTTTACGCTGCGGACGATCGAAAAAAACCAAGGTAG
- the grxD gene encoding Grx4 family monothiol glutaredoxin, translated as MDVIEVIKEQLTSNPIILFMKGTPNAPQCGFSARTVQALMACGEKFAYVNILEHPEIREALKTYSNWPTYPQLYIKGELVGGCDIVAELYESGELQGMVKGAAVAE; from the coding sequence ATGGATGTCATCGAAGTTATCAAAGAGCAATTAACCAGTAATCCCATCATTCTTTTTATGAAGGGAACGCCGAATGCTCCTCAGTGCGGGTTCTCTGCTCGTACAGTTCAGGCATTGATGGCCTGCGGTGAAAAATTTGCTTATGTAAATATTCTGGAGCACCCGGAAATTCGCGAAGCGTTGAAAACCTACTCTAATTGGCCAACATATCCTCAGCTGTATATTAAAGGTGAGCTGGTTGGCGGGTGTGATATCGTCGCTGAGTTATATGAGTCCGGTGAGCTACAGGGAATGGTGAAGGGCGCTGCTGTCGCGGAATAA
- a CDS encoding TonB C-terminal domain-containing protein, whose amino-acid sequence MPDSEFNGGCAANAIFLSILAHAGILFLLFSIQLPQKENPTITITLNARTVSTPGTQQTQSMPAQTEAPKDIVDDTLPWKGSQQDTFSGIPRLNANRTNLNWVSNLFKGESESADKKPNRPESEAYEMDASILELLRSQPSTHSTFWPYLVRHLAQNRLYNNQYEYSDLTEARTVVLKLQFQETGMLVKAEVERSSGDEKLDAAAIRSAYAANPYQRPPPSDSVFGYSYLVQILYAPAS is encoded by the coding sequence ATGCCTGACAGTGAATTTAACGGTGGATGCGCCGCCAACGCCATTTTCTTATCTATCCTTGCTCACGCAGGCATACTGTTCCTGCTCTTTTCCATTCAGCTTCCACAGAAAGAAAATCCAACAATCACAATCACTCTCAACGCCCGGACGGTTAGCACTCCTGGAACTCAACAAACTCAAAGTATGCCTGCGCAAACCGAGGCGCCAAAGGATATTGTTGACGACACACTCCCGTGGAAGGGCTCGCAACAAGATACTTTTTCGGGAATACCTCGCCTGAATGCAAATCGCACCAACCTGAACTGGGTAAGCAACCTGTTTAAAGGCGAGTCGGAGTCCGCCGACAAAAAGCCCAACAGGCCGGAAAGCGAAGCGTATGAGATGGACGCGTCTATTCTGGAGCTACTGAGAAGCCAGCCGTCAACACATTCGACCTTCTGGCCCTACCTTGTTCGCCACTTGGCGCAAAATCGTCTGTACAACAATCAATATGAATATAGCGACCTTACAGAAGCCCGCACGGTCGTGCTCAAGTTGCAGTTTCAAGAGACAGGCATGCTAGTAAAAGCGGAAGTTGAGAGAAGTAGCGGAGATGAGAAGCTGGACGCTGCAGCGATTCGCAGCGCATACGCCGCCAACCCCTATCAACGCCCCCCTCCTTCAGATAGCGTATTTGGTTACAGTTATCTGGTGCAGATACTTTACGCCCCCGCCAGCTAG